GTGCGGCCGGGGTCGGAATTCCTCGATCCAGTCCGCGAACGGCGTGGCGCGATTGAAAAAGGGCTCGCGCTTCAGCAAACGGAAATGCGCGACGGGCAGACCGCTGTCGCGGGCATAATCGAGCAGCCGCCGGCAATTGCCCCACCACGGCTCGCGCCGCGACAGCGCGGGCGCCCGGCCCTCCGTCACGTATTCCCGTTGCAGATCGACGAACACGACGACCGACTGTGCGAAGTCGTTGTCATTACGCGGAAATCGGATCACGCTCATCTATCGGTTCCTGTCAGGCCGCTTCGTTGCCGCGCATGGGCGAGGTTACGGGGCGCGCAACCGAGCCCTCCAGAATGCCCGGTGTGTCCCAGTCGCCTTCCGGACGGATCAGCTGATACGGGTCGCTGTCGAGCGTCAGGGGCTCGGGATGCGGATCCACCTCGAGAAGCATCTCGGTGTAGGAATAGTCGGAGAAGACGAGCTTGCGGTTGCCGCCCATCGGCTTGGCGCCGAACCGGCTCCAGAACTTAACAAGCCGGTCCTGGGCGTGTCCGTAGATGGTCGTGTAGCCCTTCTTGCGCGCCAGCTCGATGCCGGCCCAGACGATGTCGAAGGATAGCCGGGTGTTGCGATATTCGTGACGCACCGCCAGGCGCTCGAGCTTGGCGAAGGAGGCAAAGAACCGGCCCCGCAGGCAGGCCGCCGGCTCGCCGTCGACATAGCCGATCAGATGCGTGGCGCAGAAGTCGTTGCCGTCGAACTCCTCGCGATAGGGGCAGCTCTGCTCGCTCATGAACACGGCGGAGCGGATCGCCACGACCTTCATCATGTCCCCCATCGAGCGGGCGACCTTGATCTCGTATCCGCGCGCGGACCGACGGTCACGCTCCCGACCACGGTCGCGAGCGCATTTCTCGAAATCCGCGTACTTTGCCATCCCCATCTTATCGTCTCCCCATTTCCAAGTTCAGGCGGCCGCCATCGAGTGCCCGACACGGTTGGCGACGCGGACGTACCGATGCAGATCGGGAAGACCGGACCGCACCCTGCCGAAACCCAGGCTGGCCATGATACGTTCGCCGCCCATGGTCGTCGGCCGCGCGAACAGGTTGGCGGTCGCGTACCGGTCGGCCTGCAGCATGCGGCTGATCGCGCAGATGCCGGCCGAAGCCATGCCGGGGGCGACGACCGCCCATTTGTAGATCGCCGACGGTGCCTCGCCGCTCGCCACCAGAGCGCGCGGGTCGGGCTGCGTGGTATCGAGTTCGCCCAGCAGCAGCCGCTCGAGGCCATCCTTCGACAGGTGGAGCATGGCGTAGATGCCGACCGGCGCGGCGCCGCGGCGGAAGACCCAGACGCTGTCACGATTGCGTTCGGCAACGCGCGAGACCGCGCCGCTGGCCGCCGCCAGGGCCGGGATCTCGCCGGCGGCAAACGCGAGAAGCGGCGGTATTTCCCGCGCTTCGACCCGTTCGACCAAAATTCGCGGCAGGGTCAATCGCGCCAGGTCGTCGAAATCCCGGCGCTGCGAAATCGCATCGCCACCGCCGACGACGCGCAGGTTCGGCCTCAAATTCGGTTGCATGACTTGCCCCAATAAACCAACGATACTTATGGTATGCGCTGGGTCGCCGCCGGGCTGCCTCAAATCCTGCAATGGGGTGCTGCAAAAATGGAACGGGCCGTGACACAGGGTCAGCTACGCAACGTATCCTGGGACGACATCCGGGTGTTCCTGGCCTGCGTGAAGGCCGGCAGCTTCCGGCGCGCGGCCACCGCCCTGCGCGTGAGCTCGTCGACGGTGGTGCGCCGCATCGACCGGCTGGAGCACGATCTCGGCATCAGCCTCTTCAACCGCCTGCCCGACGGGGTGGTGCCGACCGAAGAGGCCCGTTCGATCGTCGATCACGCCGAACGCATGGAAATGGCGATCTACGACGTGTTCCGGCGCGTCGATGCACAGGATACGGCCACGCGCGGCGTCGTGCGCGTTTCGGTGACGGAAGGGATCGGCACCTACTGGATCATGCCGCGGCTGGTCGAGTTCCAGCGGCAGTTCCCGTTCCTCATCATCGACATGCGCTGCGCCATGGAGAGCGCTGACGTGCTCAGGATGGAAGCCGACATCGCGGTTCAGTTCGAGCGGCCGACGGCGCCGGACCTGATCGTGACCAAGCTCGGGCGGATGCACATCTATCCTTTCGCGTCGCGCGGCTACGAGAAGATCTACGGCCTGCCCAAGACGGTCGAGGAGATGAAACGCCATCGCCTGGTCGACCAGGCCGCGCCGCAACTGGACAACGGCGCCTGGGCGCGGCTGCTCGGCCTTACCGACGTCGAAGGCATCGTGTCGCTGCGCACCAACGCCAGTTCGTCGCTGCTCTACGCCATCGAGAAGGGCGCCGGAATCGGCGCGCTGCCGACCTACGCGCCGGCGCTGGGGGCGCCGATCGTCCCCGTCGACATCGGCATCCACCACGCGATGGACATCTGGATGACCTACCACCCCTCGGTCAAACGCAGCCAGCGCGCCATGCTCGTCGCCAACTGGATGAAGCAGATTTTCAATCCCGACCAGTTCCCCTGGTTCCGCGATGCCTTCATCCATCCGTCCGACTTCGTCGGAACGCTGCCGCCGGAGTCGACGATCAATATCGGAACGGGGTTCGCCGCCGTGGCGCCCTCCGCCGACGAGGACCTGGAGGTCCCGCAGAAGAAGCGCGTCAAGCAACGCTAGGCCCGGCGCTTCGCCCCCGCCGGGTCCCGCTGGCCAATTCCCGGACCATTTCCCGCCGGATTGGGGAGGCGGATCCCGCGTCCTTGTCGCAGCGAGAACGACGAACCGCCGGTTTTGAACGCAACGCCTGCGAACGGCTGCATTACCGTAGGTTTCTTCTGCTGGTTTTTCGCGTCGGGAGGAGCGGATGGCCGGTGTTCCGGAAGAGGTCAGACCATCGCGGCGGCAACGCACTGGCCGGCGCGCGGGCCGACAGCGGATCGGCGTGTCGGCGCCCGCCTATCTGGTGCGCGAGATTCCCCCATACGAGATCCTGTCGGAGGACGGCCTCGCCCGCATCGAGGCGGCGACCGACAGGATCCTGGCGGAGGTCGGGATCGAGATACGCGGCGACGACGAGGCGATCCGGCTGTTCAGGGAATCCGGCGCCAGCGTCGCGGGAGACCGCCTCCGCTTCGAGCCGGGACACCTGCGCGAAATCCTGAAAACGGCGCCTCGCGAATTCACCCAGGTCGCCCGCAATCCGGCCCGCTCTGTCCAGATCGGCGGACACAACACGGCGATGGCACCCGCCTACGGCTCCCCGTTCGTCATGGACATCGACGGGGGCCGCCGCTACGGCACCATCGAGGACTTCCGCAACTTCGTGCGCCTGGCCTACATGGCACCGTGGCTGCACCATTCCGGCGGCACCGTGTGCGAGCCGGTCGACCTGCCGGTCAACAAGCGGCACCTCGACATGGTCCACGCCCACATGACGCTGTCGGACAAGGCCTATATGGGCTCGGTGACGGCACCCGAGCGGGCCGAGGACTGCATCGCGATGAGCCGCATCCTGTTCGGCGCGGATTTCCTCGAGCACAACTGCGTCATCCTCGGCAACGTCAACGTCAACTCGCCGCTGGTCTGGGACGGCATGACGACCCAGGTGCTGCGCGCCTATGCGCGGGCCAACCAGGGCACGGTCGTCGTTCCCTTCATCCTCGGCGGGGCGATGGGGCCCGTCACCAACGCCGGGGCGATCGCCCAGTCGATCGGCGAGGCGATGGTCGGCTGCGCGCTGACCCAGCTGGAGCGGCCGGGCGCCCCCTGCATCCTCGGCAACTTCCTGTCGTCGACGGCGCTGAAATCCGGTTCGCCGACCTTCGGCACGCCCGAGCCGGCCGTCGGCTCCCTCGTCGTCGGCCAGCTGGTGCGCCGGCTCGGCATCCCGCTCAGATGCTCGGGCTCGTTCACGACCTCGAAGCGCGCCGACGCGCAGGCGATGGCCGAAAGCGCCATGTCGATGCTGGCGGCGATCCAGTGCGGCGCGAACTTCCTCCTGCATTCGGCCGGCTTTCTCGACGGCCTGCTGTCGATGTCCTACGAGAAATTCGTGCTCGACGTGGATTTCTGCGGCGCGCTGCATGCCTACGCCAGGGGCGTGCCGGTCGACGACAACCAGCTGGCGCTCGACGCCTTCGCCGAGGTGGGACCGGGCCATCATTTCTTCGGCTCGGCCCACACGCTGGCGAACTACGAGACCGCCTACTGGGACTCCGACCTCGCCGACACCGATCCGTGGGAGACCTGGCGCGAGCGCGGCGCGCTCGACGCGGCGACGCGGGCCAACGCACGCTGGAAGGCGCTGCTGGCCGCATACGAGCCCCCGCCGATCGATCCCGCGACCGACGAGGCGCTGCGCACCTTCATCGACCGCCGCAAGGCAGACATGCCGGACGCGTGGCACTAGGCTTCAGGACCGATGAGAGAGACGACCGCCTCGACCGACCCGCTGCTGCAGCCCTACCGGCTCAGGCACCTGACCCTTCGCAACCGGCTGATGTCGACGGCGCACGAGCCGGCCTATTCCGAGGACGGACTGCCGAAGGACCGCTACCGGCTCTACCACGTGGAGAAGGCGAAGGGCGGCATCG
This Microbaculum marinisediminis DNA region includes the following protein-coding sequences:
- a CDS encoding GNAT family N-acetyltransferase → MAKYADFEKCARDRGRERDRRSARGYEIKVARSMGDMMKVVAIRSAVFMSEQSCPYREEFDGNDFCATHLIGYVDGEPAACLRGRFFASFAKLERLAVRHEYRNTRLSFDIVWAGIELARKKGYTTIYGHAQDRLVKFWSRFGAKPMGGNRKLVFSDYSYTEMLLEVDPHPEPLTLDSDPYQLIRPEGDWDTPGILEGSVARPVTSPMRGNEAA
- a CDS encoding LysR family transcriptional regulator, with protein sequence MTQGQLRNVSWDDIRVFLACVKAGSFRRAATALRVSSSTVVRRIDRLEHDLGISLFNRLPDGVVPTEEARSIVDHAERMEMAIYDVFRRVDAQDTATRGVVRVSVTEGIGTYWIMPRLVEFQRQFPFLIIDMRCAMESADVLRMEADIAVQFERPTAPDLIVTKLGRMHIYPFASRGYEKIYGLPKTVEEMKRHRLVDQAAPQLDNGAWARLLGLTDVEGIVSLRTNASSSLLYAIEKGAGIGALPTYAPALGAPIVPVDIGIHHAMDIWMTYHPSVKRSQRAMLVANWMKQIFNPDQFPWFRDAFIHPSDFVGTLPPESTINIGTGFAAVAPSADEDLEVPQKKRVKQR
- a CDS encoding trimethylamine methyltransferase family protein, which translates into the protein MAGVPEEVRPSRRQRTGRRAGRQRIGVSAPAYLVREIPPYEILSEDGLARIEAATDRILAEVGIEIRGDDEAIRLFRESGASVAGDRLRFEPGHLREILKTAPREFTQVARNPARSVQIGGHNTAMAPAYGSPFVMDIDGGRRYGTIEDFRNFVRLAYMAPWLHHSGGTVCEPVDLPVNKRHLDMVHAHMTLSDKAYMGSVTAPERAEDCIAMSRILFGADFLEHNCVILGNVNVNSPLVWDGMTTQVLRAYARANQGTVVVPFILGGAMGPVTNAGAIAQSIGEAMVGCALTQLERPGAPCILGNFLSSTALKSGSPTFGTPEPAVGSLVVGQLVRRLGIPLRCSGSFTTSKRADAQAMAESAMSMLAAIQCGANFLLHSAGFLDGLLSMSYEKFVLDVDFCGALHAYARGVPVDDNQLALDAFAEVGPGHHFFGSAHTLANYETAYWDSDLADTDPWETWRERGALDAATRANARWKALLAAYEPPPIDPATDEALRTFIDRRKADMPDAWH